One window from the genome of Nicotiana sylvestris chromosome 9, ASM39365v2, whole genome shotgun sequence encodes:
- the LOC104229422 gene encoding epoxide hydrolase 2-like isoform X1, giving the protein MEEIKHKFIEVNGLKLHVAEIGSESSPAVVFLHGFPEIWYSWRYQMIAMAKAGFRAIAFDYRGYGLSEQPTEPEKTTFLDFDNDLLELLDALNIPKAFLVGKDFAAFVISLFVVLHEERVSGFVTMGVPFMLPGASDYGLPEGFYITRWMEPGRAEADFGRFDAKTVVRKIYILFSRSEIPIADENQEILDLVEPGTPLPYWFSEKDLAIYGAKYEKSGFRTALQVPYRAMAEQLNVTARTVQVPAMLIMGEKDYVLKFPGMEDYIRGEELKSLVPKLEIVFMRKGTHFVQEQMPNEVNQLLLSFLLQNKST; this is encoded by the exons atggaagaaataaagCATAAATTCATAGAAGTGAATGGGCTGAAACTTCACGTAGCTGAAATTGGAAGTGAATCTTCTCCAGCTGTTGTATTCTTACATGGATTTCCTGAAATATGGTATTCTTGGAGGTACCAAATGATAGCTATGGCTAAAGCTGGTTTTAGAGCCATTGCTTTTGATTACAGAGGTTATGGTTTGTCCGAACAGCCAACAGAACCAGAAAAAACAACATTCTTGGATTTTGACAATGACCTCCTTGAACTCCTCGATGCTCTCAACATTCCAAAG GCTTTTCTAGTTGGTAAAGATTTTGCTGCATTTGTTATTTCCTTATTTGTCGTTCTGCACGAGGAGAGGGTCTCTGGATTTGTTACCATGGGCGTGCCGTTTATGCTCCCAGGTGCATCCGACTACGGTCTTCCAGAAGGTTTCTATATCACAAGATGGATG gaGCCTGGGCGAGCTGAAGCTGATTTCGGTCGATTTGATGCCAAAACAGTTGTAAGAAAAATCTACATACTCTTCTCTAGAAGTGAAATACCAATAGCTGATGAAAATCAGGAAATCCTGGATTTGGTGGAACCAGGCACTCCTCTGCCCTATTGGTTCAGTGAAAAAGATCTGGCAATCTATGGTGCAAAATACGAGAAATCTGGATTCCGAACTGCTTTGCAGGTTCCTTATAG GGCAATGGCCGAACAACTGAATGTAACAGCACGAACGGTTCAAGTTCCTGCAATGCTGATCATGGGCGAGAAGGATTACGTCCTCAAATTTCCAGGAATGGAAGACTATATCAGGGGCGAAGAACTGAAAAGTTTGGTACCAAAGTTGGAAATAGTCTTTATGCGTAAAGGAACACATTTTGTTCAAGAACAAATGCCTAATGAAGTTAATCAACTTCTCCTCAGCTTCCTCCTTCAGAACAAGAGTACTTAA
- the LOC104229422 gene encoding epoxide hydrolase 2-like isoform X2 — protein sequence MEEIKHKFIEVNGLKLHVAEIGSESSPAVVFLHGFPEIWYSWRYQMIAMAKAGFRAIAFDYRGYGLSEQPTEPEKTTFLDFDNDLLELLDALNIPKEPGRAEADFGRFDAKTVVRKIYILFSRSEIPIADENQEILDLVEPGTPLPYWFSEKDLAIYGAKYEKSGFRTALQVPYRAMAEQLNVTARTVQVPAMLIMGEKDYVLKFPGMEDYIRGEELKSLVPKLEIVFMRKGTHFVQEQMPNEVNQLLLSFLLQNKST from the exons atggaagaaataaagCATAAATTCATAGAAGTGAATGGGCTGAAACTTCACGTAGCTGAAATTGGAAGTGAATCTTCTCCAGCTGTTGTATTCTTACATGGATTTCCTGAAATATGGTATTCTTGGAGGTACCAAATGATAGCTATGGCTAAAGCTGGTTTTAGAGCCATTGCTTTTGATTACAGAGGTTATGGTTTGTCCGAACAGCCAACAGAACCAGAAAAAACAACATTCTTGGATTTTGACAATGACCTCCTTGAACTCCTCGATGCTCTCAACATTCCAAAG gaGCCTGGGCGAGCTGAAGCTGATTTCGGTCGATTTGATGCCAAAACAGTTGTAAGAAAAATCTACATACTCTTCTCTAGAAGTGAAATACCAATAGCTGATGAAAATCAGGAAATCCTGGATTTGGTGGAACCAGGCACTCCTCTGCCCTATTGGTTCAGTGAAAAAGATCTGGCAATCTATGGTGCAAAATACGAGAAATCTGGATTCCGAACTGCTTTGCAGGTTCCTTATAG GGCAATGGCCGAACAACTGAATGTAACAGCACGAACGGTTCAAGTTCCTGCAATGCTGATCATGGGCGAGAAGGATTACGTCCTCAAATTTCCAGGAATGGAAGACTATATCAGGGGCGAAGAACTGAAAAGTTTGGTACCAAAGTTGGAAATAGTCTTTATGCGTAAAGGAACACATTTTGTTCAAGAACAAATGCCTAATGAAGTTAATCAACTTCTCCTCAGCTTCCTCCTTCAGAACAAGAGTACTTAA
- the LOC138878695 gene encoding secreted RxLR effector protein 161-like, with protein sequence MYRGIIGSLLYLTASRPDIVFSVGLCGRFQSNPKESYLKAAKRILRYLKGTQNLVIYYPSGDSFNLIGYVDADYTGYLVDRKSTFGIAHFLGSCLISWGTRKENSVALSIAEAEYVAAASCYAQLLWIK encoded by the coding sequence atgtatagaggcattattggatctcttctctatctcactgccagcagacctgatattgtcttcagtgtggggctatgtggaaggtttcaatcaaatccaaaggaatcttatttgaaggctgccaaaagaattcTAAGATACCTTAAAGGAACACAGAACCTGGTCATTTATTATccctcaggtgacagttttaatctcATTGGATATGTTGATGCAGACTAtacaggttatcttgtggacaggaaaagcacttTTGGAATAGCTCATTTCCTAGGTTCATGTCTCatctcttggggcacaaggaaggaaaactcagtggctctttcaatagctgaagcagaatatgtagctGCAGCATCCTGCTATGCTCAACTTCTATGGATTAAGTAG